The following are encoded in a window of Flavobacterium cupriresistens genomic DNA:
- the gltB gene encoding glutamate synthase large subunit has translation MRVKEQGLYLPEFEHDNCGAGFICNLNGIKSNDIIHKALDILIKLEHRGAVSSDGRTGDGAGILFDIPHDFFKKVCDFEIPETREYAVGMVFLPKSKNQVSFCMNAFEATIKDQNLKILGWRDVPVDVENLGQIAAEKEPTVKQVFVSKNNQDLTEQEFNAKLFAARKIAEHAIRGSKTSESHMFYFTSLSTTTIIYKGLLMPEDISRYYIDLKDPDLVTRLALVHQRFSTNTFPSWDLAQPFRYMCHNGEINTLRGNVSRMRAREELMESKIFGDDIKKLFPIILEGKSDSASMDMVVELLLMTGRSLPEAMMMVVPEAWEKHQSMSEEKKAFYEYNACIMEPWDGPASIPFTDGNVIGALLDRNGLRPSRYTLTKSGFVIMSSEIGVLDIEAEDVIQHGRLEPGKMFLVDMNEGRIIEDEEIKKAIVTKRPYKEWVEANLLPLSKVPYTNNPTPVEKLDFQTRQRLFGYTIEDLKTIINPMGSDGAEAISSMGNDTPLAVLSDQPQLLYNYFKQLFAQVTNPPLDGIREEIITDISLAIGGDFNIFDIEAKQCKKLKIQNPVISNEDLDKIKNIDHEDFKSSTISTLYKIEKGVNGLERALEKCVQATYKAVSEGHNIIILSDRGVSEQLAPIPMLLACSYIHHSLNILKVRSKFGIIIESAEPREPHHFALLFGYGASAINPYMVNEIIHDQVNQGFITKVKADYAIINYNKAIAKGILKIMNKIGISTLHSYRAAQIFEILGLNKTFSTKYFPYTPSRIEGIGLMEIEKEVKKRFQKAFPNSKIANLLPLEIGGIYRWRRSGEKHMFNPTTISKLQQAVRLNSPESYKEYSDMVNEQSENLMTIRGLFEFNNLDPISIDEVEPWTEIVKKFKTGAMSYGSISREAHENLAIAMNRIGGKSNSGEGGEDPKRFQKEINGDSRNSAIKQVASGRFGVSINYLTNAKEIQIKMAQGAKPGEGGQLPGEKVVPWIAETRNSTPYVGLISPPPHHDIYSIEDLSQLIYDLKNANREARINVKLVSEVGVGTIAAGVAKAKADVILISGYDGGTGAAPLTSLQHTGIPWELGLAEAQQTLILNDLRSRVVLECDGQLKTGRDVAIAALLGAEEFGFATAPLVASGCIMMRACHLNTCPVGIATQDPELRKNFKGTPEHVINFMYFIAEELREIMAQLGFRTLKEMVGQSQKLNVNKAIKHYKANGLDLSSILYKPEKAKTVPNHNTTEQDHNLENVLDFAIIKEAIPSIYRKEKTRVTFKIKNTDRSVGAILSNEISKIYGAQGLPDDTILVDFEGSAGQSFGAFATNGLSFKIHGNCNDYLGKGLSGGKLIIKVPPTATFKPEENIIIGNVALYGAITGEAYINGMAGERFCVRNSGATAVVEGIGDHGCEYMTGGTVVVLGKTGRNFAAGMSGGVAYVYDPKQQFDSKSCNMEMVAFDPIETADITKLRRLIKNHSLYTNSPLAKRILADWENQQNHFVKVMPTDYKKALQRIAEEKKIEELIAD, from the coding sequence ATGAGAGTTAAAGAACAAGGGCTTTATTTGCCTGAATTTGAACACGACAATTGTGGTGCAGGATTTATTTGTAATTTGAATGGTATTAAATCTAATGACATCATTCACAAAGCATTGGATATCTTAATAAAATTAGAACACCGTGGTGCCGTTAGTTCTGATGGAAGAACCGGAGACGGAGCCGGAATTTTATTTGACATCCCACATGATTTTTTTAAGAAAGTATGTGATTTTGAAATCCCTGAAACACGTGAGTATGCAGTAGGAATGGTTTTTTTGCCAAAAAGTAAAAACCAGGTTTCTTTTTGTATGAATGCGTTCGAAGCAACTATTAAAGATCAAAATTTAAAGATCTTAGGTTGGAGAGATGTACCCGTTGACGTTGAAAATTTAGGGCAGATTGCCGCAGAAAAAGAACCAACCGTTAAGCAGGTTTTTGTTAGCAAAAACAATCAGGATTTAACGGAACAAGAATTTAATGCAAAACTTTTTGCAGCTAGAAAAATTGCTGAACATGCGATAAGAGGCTCTAAAACCTCCGAAAGTCATATGTTTTATTTTACTAGCCTATCGACCACTACTATAATATATAAAGGTCTCTTGATGCCGGAAGACATCAGCCGCTATTATATTGATTTGAAAGATCCCGACTTGGTGACACGTTTAGCGTTAGTACACCAACGTTTCTCTACCAATACTTTTCCTTCCTGGGATTTGGCACAACCCTTCAGATACATGTGTCATAACGGGGAGATCAATACCCTTCGCGGAAATGTCAGCAGAATGCGTGCCCGTGAAGAACTAATGGAAAGCAAAATTTTTGGTGATGATATCAAAAAATTATTCCCGATTATCTTAGAAGGAAAATCAGATTCTGCTTCGATGGATATGGTTGTTGAACTTTTATTAATGACCGGTCGTTCTCTGCCTGAAGCCATGATGATGGTCGTTCCTGAAGCTTGGGAAAAACACCAGTCTATGTCGGAGGAAAAGAAAGCTTTCTACGAATACAACGCTTGTATCATGGAACCTTGGGACGGCCCTGCTTCTATTCCGTTTACTGATGGAAATGTAATTGGAGCATTATTGGACAGAAATGGTTTGCGTCCTTCCCGTTATACTTTGACAAAAAGTGGTTTCGTAATCATGTCATCAGAAATTGGTGTATTGGATATCGAGGCGGAAGACGTAATTCAGCACGGTCGTTTAGAACCAGGGAAAATGTTCTTGGTTGATATGAATGAAGGTCGTATCATTGAAGATGAAGAGATCAAAAAAGCCATCGTAACCAAACGTCCTTACAAAGAATGGGTTGAGGCTAACTTGCTTCCTTTGTCTAAAGTTCCTTATACCAACAACCCTACTCCGGTTGAGAAATTGGATTTCCAGACCAGACAACGTTTGTTTGGTTATACGATCGAGGATTTAAAAACAATTATCAACCCAATGGGATCAGATGGCGCTGAAGCGATCAGTTCTATGGGTAACGATACTCCATTGGCCGTTTTATCAGATCAGCCACAATTATTATACAACTATTTCAAACAATTGTTTGCTCAGGTTACCAACCCGCCTTTGGATGGTATTCGTGAGGAGATTATTACCGATATCAGTTTAGCCATTGGTGGTGATTTTAATATTTTTGATATTGAAGCAAAACAATGCAAAAAATTAAAAATCCAAAACCCTGTTATCTCCAACGAGGATTTAGATAAAATTAAAAATATAGATCACGAAGATTTCAAATCGTCGACTATTTCTACCTTATATAAGATCGAAAAAGGAGTTAACGGTTTAGAGCGTGCTTTAGAAAAATGTGTTCAGGCTACTTACAAAGCAGTTTCTGAAGGCCATAACATTATCATTCTTTCTGACAGAGGTGTTAGCGAGCAATTAGCTCCGATCCCGATGTTATTGGCTTGCTCTTACATTCACCACTCTTTAAACATTTTGAAAGTTCGTTCTAAATTCGGAATCATAATCGAATCTGCAGAACCGCGCGAACCACATCATTTTGCTTTATTGTTTGGATATGGAGCCAGTGCAATCAATCCATACATGGTCAATGAGATCATTCACGATCAGGTAAACCAAGGTTTTATTACCAAAGTTAAAGCTGATTATGCTATTATCAACTATAACAAAGCGATTGCAAAAGGGATCTTAAAAATCATGAATAAAATCGGAATCTCTACTTTACATTCGTACAGAGCGGCTCAGATTTTTGAGATTTTAGGTTTAAATAAAACATTCTCTACGAAATATTTCCCATACACTCCTTCCAGAATTGAAGGAATTGGTCTGATGGAAATTGAAAAAGAAGTAAAGAAAAGATTCCAGAAAGCATTTCCAAATTCAAAAATCGCCAACTTATTGCCTTTAGAAATTGGAGGTATTTACAGATGGAGAAGATCCGGAGAAAAACACATGTTCAATCCGACTACGATTTCTAAATTACAACAAGCCGTTCGTTTGAACAGTCCGGAAAGTTATAAAGAATACTCCGATATGGTCAACGAGCAAAGTGAAAACTTAATGACCATCAGAGGTTTATTCGAATTCAATAATTTAGATCCGATTTCTATTGATGAAGTAGAACCTTGGACCGAAATTGTAAAAAAGTTCAAAACCGGAGCAATGTCTTACGGATCGATCAGTAGAGAAGCGCATGAGAACTTAGCGATTGCAATGAACCGAATTGGCGGAAAAAGTAATTCGGGAGAAGGCGGAGAAGATCCAAAACGTTTCCAAAAAGAAATTAACGGTGATTCCCGAAACAGTGCCATCAAACAAGTCGCTTCAGGAAGATTTGGTGTTTCGATCAATTATTTGACAAACGCTAAAGAAATCCAAATTAAAATGGCTCAGGGCGCTAAACCTGGTGAAGGTGGACAGTTACCGGGAGAAAAAGTAGTGCCTTGGATTGCTGAAACCAGAAACTCTACCCCTTATGTAGGTCTGATTTCGCCACCGCCGCACCACGATATTTATTCTATTGAAGATTTATCGCAATTGATTTATGACTTAAAAAATGCCAATCGTGAAGCTCGTATCAACGTAAAACTAGTTTCTGAAGTAGGTGTTGGGACCATCGCTGCCGGTGTAGCCAAAGCCAAAGCAGATGTTATCTTAATCTCAGGTTACGACGGAGGAACAGGTGCAGCACCATTGACTTCTTTACAACATACCGGTATTCCGTGGGAACTTGGCTTGGCCGAAGCACAACAGACTTTAATCTTAAATGACTTAAGAAGTCGTGTGGTTTTAGAATGTGACGGACAGTTAAAAACAGGTCGTGACGTTGCTATCGCAGCATTATTAGGTGCCGAAGAGTTTGGTTTTGCTACCGCTCCATTAGTAGCCTCCGGTTGTATCATGATGAGAGCTTGTCACTTAAATACTTGTCCGGTTGGTATTGCCACTCAGGATCCTGAATTGAGAAAAAATTTCAAAGGAACTCCGGAGCACGTAATCAACTTCATGTATTTTATTGCTGAGGAATTAAGAGAAATCATGGCACAATTAGGTTTCAGAACCTTAAAAGAAATGGTAGGTCAGTCGCAAAAATTAAATGTGAACAAAGCGATCAAACACTACAAAGCAAATGGTTTAGATTTATCGTCCATTTTATACAAACCGGAAAAAGCCAAAACGGTTCCAAATCACAATACGACAGAACAAGATCACAACCTTGAAAACGTATTGGATTTCGCAATCATCAAAGAGGCAATTCCATCTATTTACAGAAAAGAAAAAACAAGAGTTACCTTTAAAATTAAAAATACAGACCGTTCTGTAGGTGCCATTTTGAGTAATGAAATCTCAAAAATATATGGCGCACAAGGTTTACCCGATGACACTATTTTAGTTGATTTTGAAGGTTCTGCCGGACAAAGTTTTGGTGCATTTGCAACAAACGGATTGTCATTTAAAATTCACGGAAACTGTAATGATTATTTAGGAAAAGGACTTTCGGGAGGAAAATTAATTATCAAAGTACCTCCTACTGCGACTTTCAAACCTGAAGAAAATATCATTATTGGTAACGTTGCCCTTTATGGTGCTATTACCGGAGAGGCTTACATCAATGGTATGGCCGGAGAGCGTTTTTGTGTGAGAAATTCCGGAGCAACTGCGGTTGTAGAAGGAATTGGAGATCACGGATGTGAGTATATGACGGGTGGTACAGTCGTAGTTTTAGGAAAAACAGGCCGAAACTTCGCAGCAGGTATGAGCGGCGGCGTGGCTTATGTTTACGATCCGAAGCAGCAATTTGATTCGAAATCCTGCAACATGGAAATGGTCGCTTTTGACCCAATCGAAACTGCCGATATCACAAAACTAAGACGACTGATTAAAAACCATTCTTTGTACACCAACAGTCCATTAGCCAAAAGAATTTTAGCAGATTGGGAGAATCAACAAAACCACTTCGTAAAAGTAATGCCAACTGATTACAAAAAAGCATTACAAAGAATTGCAGAAGAAAAGAAAATAGAAGAATTAATAGCAGATTAG
- the sucC gene encoding ADP-forming succinate--CoA ligase subunit beta, whose product MNIHEYQGKEILASYGVRIQRGIVANNAVEAVAAAKQLTAETGTGWHVIKAQIHAGGRGKGGGVKLAKNLQQVEEIAEQIIGMQLITPQTSAEGKKVNKILVAEDVYYPGESETSEFYVSVLLNRATGRNMIMYSTEGGMDIEEVAEHTPHLIFTEEVDPNVGLQGFQARRIAFNLGLSGNAFKEMIKFIDALYNAYIGSDASMFEINPVLKTSDNKIMAVDAKVNIDDNALYRQPKYAEMRDIREENPIEVEAKEVGLNYVDLDGTVGCMVNGAGLAMATMDLIKYAGFEPANFLDVGGTADAKRVETAFRIILKDPNVKAILINIFGGIVRCDRVAQGVVDAYKNMGDAINVPIIVRLQGTNAEIAKELIDNSGMPILSAVQFQEAADQVKAALSK is encoded by the coding sequence ATGAACATACACGAATATCAAGGAAAAGAAATTTTAGCGAGTTACGGAGTACGCATTCAACGCGGAATTGTGGCTAACAATGCAGTTGAAGCTGTAGCTGCTGCAAAACAATTAACTGCCGAAACTGGTACAGGATGGCACGTGATTAAAGCGCAAATTCACGCAGGTGGCCGTGGAAAAGGTGGTGGAGTGAAACTAGCTAAGAACTTACAACAAGTTGAAGAGATTGCAGAACAAATTATCGGAATGCAATTGATTACACCTCAAACTTCTGCTGAAGGTAAAAAAGTAAACAAAATTTTAGTAGCAGAAGATGTATACTATCCTGGTGAAAGTGAAACGTCTGAATTTTATGTTTCTGTTTTATTAAATAGAGCTACAGGTCGTAACATGATTATGTATTCTACTGAAGGTGGAATGGATATTGAAGAAGTTGCTGAGCACACACCTCACTTAATCTTTACTGAAGAAGTTGATCCTAATGTTGGATTGCAAGGTTTTCAAGCAAGAAGAATTGCCTTTAATTTAGGTCTTTCAGGAAATGCTTTTAAAGAAATGATTAAATTCATCGATGCTTTATACAATGCTTACATTGGTTCTGATGCTTCTATGTTTGAAATCAACCCGGTTTTAAAAACATCTGACAACAAAATTATGGCTGTTGATGCTAAAGTAAATATCGATGATAATGCTTTATACAGACAACCTAAATATGCTGAAATGCGTGATATCCGTGAGGAGAATCCAATTGAAGTAGAAGCTAAAGAAGTAGGTTTAAATTACGTAGATCTTGACGGTACAGTTGGATGTATGGTAAACGGAGCTGGTCTTGCAATGGCAACTATGGATTTAATTAAATACGCTGGATTTGAGCCTGCTAACTTCTTAGACGTTGGTGGAACTGCAGATGCAAAACGTGTTGAAACTGCTTTCCGTATTATCTTAAAAGATCCAAACGTAAAAGCAATTTTGATCAATATTTTTGGTGGAATCGTTCGTTGTGACCGTGTGGCGCAAGGAGTTGTTGACGCTTACAAAAATATGGGTGATGCTATCAATGTGCCAATTATCGTTCGTTTGCAAGGAACAAATGCTGAAATTGCAAAAGAATTAATTGACAATTCAGGTATGCCAATCTTATCAGCTGTTCAATTCCAAGAAGCTGCTGACCAAGTTAAAGCTGCATTATCTAAATAA
- a CDS encoding DUF5694 domain-containing protein — MQKIILLAIFLSLNLITAQPKKKQILLIGTFHFENPGLDVAKINTFDVMSEKSQKELENITNKIKEFGPDKIFVEWGYQKQDKLDKFYARNTDSLLHKKADERVQLALRAAKKLGHKKLFAIDYNQTRFPYDSLTKGMKEANQLDLLKSNDEEMKIFEQSQNEKMKKYNLTELLIDYNSNQSNKENVEWYLGTANRAGKNDNFVGAFLVSEWYKRNLYMYSLIQKLTESKDDKIMVLLGAGHTAMIREFIKYDPNFEIVELATILK; from the coding sequence ATGCAAAAAATCATTTTATTAGCCATTTTTCTTTCATTGAATCTTATTACGGCTCAACCAAAAAAGAAACAAATCTTATTAATCGGAACCTTTCATTTTGAAAACCCGGGTCTTGATGTAGCTAAAATCAATACTTTCGATGTAATGAGCGAAAAAAGTCAAAAGGAATTAGAAAACATCACTAATAAAATTAAAGAATTTGGTCCGGATAAAATTTTCGTCGAATGGGGTTACCAAAAACAGGACAAACTGGATAAATTCTATGCTCGAAATACGGATAGTTTACTTCATAAAAAAGCGGATGAAAGAGTACAACTAGCCTTAAGAGCAGCTAAAAAACTAGGTCATAAAAAATTATTTGCCATTGATTATAATCAAACTCGTTTTCCTTACGATAGTTTAACCAAAGGTATGAAAGAAGCCAATCAACTGGATTTATTAAAAAGCAATGACGAGGAAATGAAAATTTTCGAGCAATCGCAAAACGAAAAAATGAAAAAATATAATCTAACGGAACTTTTAATAGACTATAATTCAAACCAATCAAACAAAGAAAATGTGGAATGGTATCTTGGCACCGCAAACAGGGCCGGGAAAAACGATAATTTCGTAGGTGCCTTTTTGGTTTCTGAATGGTATAAAAGAAATCTTTATATGTATTCCTTAATTCAAAAACTAACAGAAAGTAAAGATGATAAGATAATGGTCTTACTTGGAGCGGGACATACTGCTATGATTCGCGAGTTTATAAAATACGACCCTAATTTTGAAATTGTAGAACTGGCTACGATTCTGAAATAA
- a CDS encoding sensor histidine kinase, giving the protein MKLKVPFYYHIILFLGLFVTFYLWGIGVGKKYETFIFDKMLFLFSFSHLLAVFAIYTLNFYIFCPWLLNKKRFFFYLLTIPVSLLLFSGVRYVFEEIIIFEITGIHNYVEESREVGFYIRDNFFFGSPAVILSFFSYLFWQFQETQKQNQELLLENKKAEFQILKSQISPHFLFNTLNSFYSQLIGKDDEMASDVLVLSDLLRYVITETDKEEVLLSKEVQFIKNYIHLQQKRFEDQLYLIFSVNGDYTIEKILPSVLIHFI; this is encoded by the coding sequence ATGAAACTAAAAGTCCCTTTCTATTATCATATTATTTTGTTTTTGGGTTTGTTTGTTACTTTTTACCTCTGGGGTATTGGTGTCGGCAAGAAATACGAAACTTTTATATTCGATAAGATGCTTTTCTTATTCTCGTTCAGTCACTTGCTGGCTGTTTTTGCTATTTACACTTTAAATTTCTATATTTTTTGTCCTTGGCTTTTAAATAAAAAAAGATTCTTTTTTTATTTGTTGACCATTCCGGTTTCCTTGCTTCTTTTTTCGGGAGTTCGATATGTGTTTGAGGAAATAATTATTTTTGAAATTACCGGGATTCATAATTATGTAGAAGAATCAAGAGAAGTAGGGTTTTACATCAGAGACAATTTTTTCTTTGGTTCACCGGCAGTGATTTTAAGTTTTTTTAGTTATTTGTTCTGGCAGTTTCAGGAGACACAGAAACAAAACCAAGAATTGCTTTTGGAAAACAAAAAAGCCGAATTTCAAATACTGAAATCCCAAATTAGTCCGCATTTTTTGTTTAATACGCTAAATTCGTTTTACAGCCAGCTAATCGGGAAAGATGACGAAATGGCTTCAGATGTTTTGGTGTTGTCGGATTTGCTTCGTTATGTTATCACAGAGACGGATAAAGAAGAAGTTTTGCTTTCAAAAGAAGTGCAGTTCATTAAAAATTACATTCATTTACAGCAAAAAAGATTTGAAGATCAGTTGTATTTGATATTCTCTGTCAACGGTGATTATACAATTGAGAAGATTCTGCCATCCGTTTTAATTCATTTTATTTAA
- a CDS encoding LytR/AlgR family response regulator transcription factor has translation MAFKCIIVDDEPPATRILKNYVEKVSFLEEVGIFNDSLKALEFLNSNKVDVIFLDIQMPQLTGLQLSKIISKEVKVIFTTAYPDFALEGFELNAVDYLLKPIAFERFYQAVSKLNAEVKTEIVPNSQKEFIFVKTDGKNKFQKVLLNDMLYVESLQNYVCIHTSKEQIITHSSLKNVVESLPGNDFIQIHKSYVVALKHIESTDSFSVFMNGKELPIGATFKEAFFEKIEENKI, from the coding sequence ATGGCTTTTAAGTGTATAATTGTTGATGATGAACCGCCTGCAACACGAATTCTTAAAAATTATGTGGAGAAAGTTTCTTTTTTGGAAGAAGTAGGAATTTTCAATGACTCTTTAAAAGCATTAGAATTTCTGAATTCCAATAAAGTGGATGTTATTTTTCTGGATATTCAAATGCCTCAACTCACAGGATTACAGCTTTCCAAAATTATTTCTAAAGAGGTAAAAGTGATTTTTACAACCGCATATCCTGATTTTGCATTAGAAGGTTTTGAATTGAATGCTGTAGATTATTTACTGAAACCAATCGCTTTTGAACGTTTTTATCAAGCCGTTTCAAAACTCAATGCTGAGGTTAAAACAGAAATTGTACCTAATAGTCAGAAGGAATTTATATTTGTAAAAACAGATGGAAAAAATAAGTTCCAAAAAGTGCTTTTGAACGATATGCTGTATGTCGAAAGTTTGCAGAATTACGTTTGTATTCATACTTCAAAGGAGCAGATTATTACCCATTCATCTTTAAAAAATGTAGTGGAATCACTGCCCGGAAATGACTTTATTCAAATTCATAAATCCTATGTCGTAGCTTTAAAACACATTGAATCTACCGATAGTTTTTCGGTTTTCATGAATGGTAAAGAACTACCAATTGGAGCGACTTTTAAAGAGGCTTTTTTTGAGAAAATAGAAGAAAACAAAATATAA
- a CDS encoding DUF1456 family protein translates to MTNNDILKKLRVALMLRDDQIVEILELVDFRISKSELGAFFRAEDHENYMECGDQVLRNFLNGLVIHLRGTKENPKNPNDVLAKHKAEIPKKENTKDRPEFKAAPKDSERARGDQKPSKTGAAKKPFKKNNTKTAPKVQVVEKVIYKNGKNKNS, encoded by the coding sequence ATGACGAACAACGATATCCTAAAAAAACTTCGTGTAGCTTTAATGCTGCGTGATGACCAAATAGTTGAGATTTTAGAATTAGTAGATTTTAGAATTTCAAAATCAGAATTAGGTGCTTTTTTTAGAGCCGAAGATCATGAGAATTACATGGAATGTGGTGATCAGGTTTTGCGTAACTTCTTAAACGGGTTAGTAATTCATTTAAGAGGAACGAAAGAAAATCCGAAAAATCCAAACGACGTTTTAGCGAAACATAAAGCTGAAATTCCAAAGAAAGAAAATACTAAAGACAGACCTGAATTTAAGGCTGCCCCGAAAGACAGTGAAAGAGCGAGAGGTGATCAAAAACCTTCAAAAACCGGAGCTGCTAAAAAGCCTTTCAAGAAAAACAATACCAAAACTGCTCCTAAAGTACAGGTGGTAGAGAAAGTAATTTACAAAAACGGGAAGAATAAAAATTCTTAG
- a CDS encoding aminotransferase class I/II-fold pyridoxal phosphate-dependent enzyme codes for MKVNQFPDRIIEIDQESYLYFGGTAYLGLSVHKSFQDLVIKNILKWGTTYGSSRNANVKLTAYDNGELFLAKHIKAKAAVTVSSGMLAGKIVIDELNKETDCYFHFPDAHPAIKAHNSLPVFIDAKINPRLVDATPERITILTDAVPSYQTKAIDLSILKEIPNHKAITLVVDESHSLGILGKNGSGIYSEIQLPIKRKILVSSLGKAFGLTGGVIASDLAFINQIKKLDTFISAAGMNPAFVQTLAEAAAIYQSQHEKLLDNLSYIDSKLLKNETIKFNKTYPLLYIEIDRITEILKENKIIIANFKYQENAKDINRIVITANHLRSDLDRIINVLNDYNSYSK; via the coding sequence ATGAAAGTCAATCAATTTCCGGATCGAATTATTGAGATAGACCAAGAATCGTATTTGTATTTTGGCGGAACAGCTTATCTCGGTTTATCTGTTCATAAATCTTTTCAGGACTTGGTAATTAAAAACATTCTGAAATGGGGAACTACTTACGGAAGTTCCAGAAATGCAAACGTTAAACTCACCGCTTATGATAACGGTGAACTTTTTTTGGCGAAACATATTAAAGCTAAAGCTGCCGTAACAGTCTCTTCGGGAATGCTGGCCGGAAAAATTGTAATCGATGAATTGAATAAAGAAACGGATTGTTATTTTCATTTCCCGGATGCGCACCCTGCAATTAAAGCCCATAACAGCCTTCCTGTTTTTATTGATGCTAAAATCAATCCGAGATTAGTAGATGCAACGCCGGAACGCATTACGATTCTTACGGATGCAGTTCCTTCTTATCAAACAAAAGCGATTGATTTATCGATTTTAAAAGAAATTCCAAATCATAAAGCCATTACTTTGGTTGTCGACGAATCACATTCTCTCGGCATTTTAGGTAAAAATGGCTCGGGAATTTACTCTGAAATACAACTTCCGATTAAACGCAAAATTTTGGTTTCTTCTTTAGGAAAGGCTTTTGGTTTGACGGGAGGAGTTATTGCGAGTGATTTAGCATTCATCAATCAAATAAAAAAACTGGACACTTTTATTTCAGCCGCCGGAATGAATCCTGCTTTCGTACAAACGCTAGCGGAAGCTGCTGCAATTTATCAAAGTCAGCATGAAAAACTTTTAGACAATCTGAGTTATATTGATTCCAAACTCCTTAAAAACGAAACGATAAAGTTCAACAAAACCTATCCTTTATTATACATCGAAATTGACAGGATAACGGAAATACTTAAGGAAAATAAAATTATTATTGCCAATTTCAAATATCAGGAAAACGCCAAAGATATCAATCGCATTGTGATTACAGCGAATCATTTGAGATCAGACTTAGACCGGATAATTAATGTTTTAAATGACTATAACTCTTATTCAAAGTAA